One Agelaius phoeniceus isolate bAgePho1 chromosome 6, bAgePho1.hap1, whole genome shotgun sequence DNA window includes the following coding sequences:
- the DIO2 gene encoding type II iodothyronine deiodinase isoform X1 → MGLLSVDLLITLQILPVFFSNCLFLALYDSVILLKHMVLFLSRSKSGRGEWRRMLTSEGLRCVWNSFLLDAYKQVKLGGEAPNSSVIHIAKGSDDSSGSWKNVGGKCGTKCHLLDFANSERPLVVNFGSATUPPFTSQLSAFSKLVEEFSGVADFLLVYIDEAHPSDGWAAPGISPSSFEVKKHKSQEERCAAAHQLLEHFSLPPQCQVVADCMDNNANVAYGVSFERVCIVQRQKIAYLGGKGPFFYNLQEVRLWLEQNFSKRUNPFSTGVRSTDVSL, encoded by the exons ATGGGTCTGCTAAGTGTGGATTTGTTGATCACGCTTCAGATCTTGCCGGTGTTTTTCTCCAATTGCCTCTTTCTCGCGCTCTATGACTCCGTGATCCTCCTGAAGCACATGGTTCTGTTCCTGAGCCGCTCCAAGTCTGGGCGCGGTGAGTGGCGGAGGATGCTGACCTCGGAGGGGCTGCGCTGCGTCTGGAACAGCTTCCTCCTGGATGCCTACAAGCAG GTCAAACTGGGAGGTGAAGCCCCAAACTCCAGTGTAATCCACATAGCCAAGGGCAGTGAtgacagcagtggcagctggaaGAATGTTGGTGGCAAGTGTGGAACCAAATGCCACCTTCTGGATTTTGCCAACTCAGAGCGGCCACTGGTCGTCAACTTTGGCTCAGCCACCTGACCCCCGTTCACAAGCCAGCTGTCAGCCTTCAGCAAGCTGGTGGAGGAGTTCTCTGGTGTGGCTGACTTTCTGTTGGTCTACATCGATGAAGCTCACCCATCAGATGGCTGGGCTGCGCCTGGAATCTCCCCCTCTTCATTCGAAGTTAAGAAACACAAAAGCCAGGAAGAGAGATGTGCAGCTGCTCACCAGCTCCTTGAGCACTTTTCCTTGCCACCTCAGTGCCAAGTGGTGGCTGACTGCATGGACAACAATGCCAATGTGGCCTACGGGGTTTCATTTGAGCGAGTATGCATTGTGCAGAGACAAAAAATTGCCTACCTGGGGGGCAAAGGCCCCTTTTTCTACAACCTTCAAGAGGTCCGGCTTTGGCTGGAGCAAAACTTCAGCAAaagatgaaatcctttctccaCAGGAGTTAGGTCAACTGATGTGTCCCTTTAA
- the DIO2 gene encoding type II iodothyronine deiodinase isoform X2, whose translation MGLLSVDLLITLQILPVFFSNCLFLALYDSVILLKHMVLFLSRSKSGRGEWRRMLTSEGLRCVWNSFLLDAYKQVKLGGEAPNSSVIHIAKGSDDSSGSWKNVGGKCGTKCHLLDFANSERPLVVNFGSATUPPFTSQLSAFSKLVEEFSGVADFLLVYIDEAHPSDGWAAPGISPSSFEVKKHKSQEERCAAAHQLLEHFSLPPQCQVVADCMDNNANVAYGVSFERVCIVQRQKIAYLGGKGPFFYNLQEVRLWLEQNFSKR comes from the exons ATGGGTCTGCTAAGTGTGGATTTGTTGATCACGCTTCAGATCTTGCCGGTGTTTTTCTCCAATTGCCTCTTTCTCGCGCTCTATGACTCCGTGATCCTCCTGAAGCACATGGTTCTGTTCCTGAGCCGCTCCAAGTCTGGGCGCGGTGAGTGGCGGAGGATGCTGACCTCGGAGGGGCTGCGCTGCGTCTGGAACAGCTTCCTCCTGGATGCCTACAAGCAG GTCAAACTGGGAGGTGAAGCCCCAAACTCCAGTGTAATCCACATAGCCAAGGGCAGTGAtgacagcagtggcagctggaaGAATGTTGGTGGCAAGTGTGGAACCAAATGCCACCTTCTGGATTTTGCCAACTCAGAGCGGCCACTGGTCGTCAACTTTGGCTCAGCCACCTGACCCCCGTTCACAAGCCAGCTGTCAGCCTTCAGCAAGCTGGTGGAGGAGTTCTCTGGTGTGGCTGACTTTCTGTTGGTCTACATCGATGAAGCTCACCCATCAGATGGCTGGGCTGCGCCTGGAATCTCCCCCTCTTCATTCGAAGTTAAGAAACACAAAAGCCAGGAAGAGAGATGTGCAGCTGCTCACCAGCTCCTTGAGCACTTTTCCTTGCCACCTCAGTGCCAAGTGGTGGCTGACTGCATGGACAACAATGCCAATGTGGCCTACGGGGTTTCATTTGAGCGAGTATGCATTGTGCAGAGACAAAAAATTGCCTACCTGGGGGGCAAAGGCCCCTTTTTCTACAACCTTCAAGAGGTCCGGCTTTGGCTGGAGCAAAACTTCAGCAAaagatga